Proteins from a single region of Streptomyces vinaceus:
- a CDS encoding universal stress protein: protein MAGHELPEPADRKRKPLADHTSSDLRAAEQTRHPCDPAFRHGVVVGFDGSTSSERALAYAIGMARRSGSGLIIVHVANRLPTTVWAGCEPPVFVDVPDHRTEVLGLELACADYLTEVPWILVERGGDICHELEEVGREYSADAIVVGSTHGIVGRIFGSVAGRLAKRAQRPVVVIP, encoded by the coding sequence ATGGCCGGTCACGAACTTCCCGAACCCGCGGACCGCAAGCGCAAACCGCTCGCCGACCACACGTCGAGCGACCTGCGTGCGGCGGAACAGACACGTCACCCCTGCGACCCGGCCTTCCGGCACGGGGTCGTGGTGGGTTTCGACGGCTCCACGTCCAGTGAGCGCGCCCTGGCGTACGCGATCGGGATGGCCCGCCGCTCCGGCTCCGGCCTGATCATCGTGCACGTGGCCAACCGGCTGCCCACCACCGTCTGGGCCGGCTGCGAGCCGCCCGTCTTCGTGGACGTACCGGACCACCGCACCGAGGTGCTCGGGCTGGAGCTCGCCTGCGCCGACTACCTCACCGAGGTGCCGTGGATCCTGGTGGAGCGGGGCGGGGACATCTGCCACGAGCTGGAGGAGGTCGGCCGGGAGTACTCGGCGGACGCCATCGTGGTCGGTTCCACGCACGGGATCGTGGGCCGGATCTTCGGCTCCGTGGCGGGCCGGCTGGCCAAGCGCGCGCAGCGACCGGTTGTTGTCATTCCGTAA
- a CDS encoding GPR1/FUN34/YaaH family transporter: MDNGVSAGSTASTSTLGNIALGLTLLAFGIGHTAIVSGVSVANSVSLATYVGGLALFVLGVLEFRGGNGFNGTAFAGLGAFWFTWATGADGKVSAHAAGLFLVLFALLALTLTLSAASGLFGQGAYALLTLSLLLLAVGSFADIGGLAKVAGWVAALCGLMFWYGATAALAHWPTALGKSSGRGAVATG; this comes from the coding sequence GTGGACAATGGTGTCTCTGCGGGAAGCACGGCCTCGACTTCGACCCTCGGGAACATAGCCCTGGGTCTCACCCTTCTCGCATTCGGTATCGGCCACACCGCCATCGTCAGCGGAGTGTCCGTCGCCAACTCCGTGTCACTCGCGACCTACGTCGGCGGTCTCGCCCTGTTCGTCCTCGGAGTCCTCGAATTCCGTGGTGGGAACGGCTTCAACGGCACGGCGTTCGCGGGCCTCGGCGCCTTCTGGTTCACCTGGGCCACGGGGGCGGACGGAAAGGTTTCGGCACATGCGGCCGGACTCTTCCTGGTCCTCTTCGCCCTGCTCGCGCTGACCCTCACCCTGAGCGCCGCGAGCGGACTGTTCGGCCAGGGCGCGTACGCCCTGCTCACCCTCTCCCTGCTGCTCCTCGCGGTCGGCTCCTTCGCCGACATCGGCGGGCTCGCCAAGGTCGCCGGCTGGGTGGCCGCGCTCTGCGGGCTGATGTTCTGGTACGGCGCCACCGCGGCGCTGGCCCACTGGCCCACCGCGCTGGGCAAGTCCTCCGGCCGCGGCGCGGTCGCCACGGGCTGA